The proteins below are encoded in one region of Nitrospira sp.:
- a CDS encoding OmpA family protein: MDRALTQSAAVMLIGIVLFSNQGCSTKLLKSDSEGERVTGSVGTSLPISGDSRGDTNLQTTSEPRVSGDTNPLTTSEEHFNDKTKQPTASEESSIDGTELPSISEQDSNGTLRGFSTNPSEEHLAEGKDLGALPPSGIDPRQRAELTNEEKAAQEAGFRDIFFGFDHWTLSDTGMEALNHNAAYLHNHPTAVLTIEGHCDERGTAEYNIVLGYKRAKAARNYLLEALVNPEQVAIVSYGKERPFCLDRDESCHEQNRRDHMLLTINE; this comes from the coding sequence ATGGATAGAGCACTGACACAATCTGCAGCTGTCATGCTGATAGGGATAGTTTTATTTTCGAACCAAGGGTGCAGTACTAAATTGCTCAAGTCTGATTCTGAAGGGGAACGTGTAACAGGAAGTGTGGGTACAAGCTTGCCTATATCCGGAGACTCGCGCGGTGATACGAACTTACAGACTACATCAGAACCGCGCGTAAGCGGAGATACGAACCCACTCACGACATCAGAAGAACACTTTAACGATAAAACGAAGCAGCCCACTGCATCGGAAGAAAGCTCAATTGATGGTACGGAACTGCCGTCTATATCCGAACAAGACTCAAACGGTACATTGAGAGGGTTCTCGACTAATCCTTCGGAGGAACATCTTGCAGAAGGCAAGGATTTGGGAGCACTGCCCCCCTCAGGTATTGATCCACGTCAACGTGCCGAACTGACAAATGAAGAAAAGGCTGCCCAGGAAGCGGGTTTTCGGGACATTTTCTTTGGCTTTGATCATTGGACCCTGTCTGATACCGGCATGGAGGCGCTCAATCATAACGCAGCATATCTACACAATCATCCAACGGCCGTGCTTACAATCGAAGGGCACTGTGACGAGCGAGGCACTGCCGAATATAATATTGTTTTGGGCTACAAACGCGCAAAGGCCGCTCGAAATTATCTTCTGGAAGCGCTCGTGAACCCTGAGCAGGTAGCCATCGTTTCGTATGGTAAAGAGCGTCCCTTCTGCCTCGACCGAGACGAATCTTGTCATGAGCAGAACCGCCGAGATCACATGCTTCTTAC
- a CDS encoding MEDS domain-containing protein, with protein MPISGLRGTHEIPLGSHLCLFYRYPQEFLRVTASFLKAGLTLHELCLWVLPATVTIPLALQELSRHGVNGSKLVASKQLHISPAQDWYSSVTFNVEDSLSRLANLPSQARKLGYASIRAAGGPGRFSSATHRGAFMRYEQKATPIIADLPFIGLCCYATRDSLETDMYDIMSAHPWALLRTNTGWSSI; from the coding sequence ATGCCAATCAGTGGTCTTCGAGGCACACATGAGATTCCATTAGGATCTCATCTCTGTCTCTTTTATCGATACCCGCAAGAGTTTCTACGCGTCACGGCATCCTTCCTGAAAGCGGGCCTTACCCTCCATGAGTTGTGTCTTTGGGTGCTTCCCGCCACGGTGACCATTCCGCTAGCACTTCAAGAACTATCTCGTCACGGCGTAAACGGTTCCAAGCTGGTTGCCTCGAAGCAGTTACATATTTCGCCCGCTCAAGATTGGTATTCGAGTGTGACCTTTAATGTGGAAGATTCCCTGAGTCGGCTTGCCAACTTACCATCCCAGGCTCGCAAACTCGGGTATGCAAGCATCCGTGCTGCCGGTGGACCAGGTCGATTTTCCTCTGCGACTCATCGCGGGGCTTTTATGCGTTACGAGCAGAAAGCGACGCCCATCATCGCCGATCTTCCCTTCATTGGGTTGTGTTGCTATGCCACAAGGGACTCGTTGGAAACCGATATGTATGACATCATGAGCGCCCATCCATGGGCATTACTGCGAACTAATACAGGGTGGTCTAGTATCTGA
- a CDS encoding ROK family protein — protein sequence MRANPSSSSKHFPSQPPATDQIPTAVVTSIRTLVIDIGGTGIKALVVNENGEPVGDRVRVPTPKRSTPQLMMRIIQRLAKKAGRFHRVSVGFPGIVRNGVVSGAVNLDPTWEHFHLTKALHKMFRKKPVRAANDADIQGFGSISGRGVELVLTLGTGVGSSLFVDGTLVPNVEVGKNRLRNSELERLGKKLWNNRLVKVIRKLENMFHYDRLYIGGGNAAQADISRLPGNVSIVSNMTGLSGGIALWRDGSDPSGNGNG from the coding sequence ATGCGAGCTAACCCTTCATCATCCTCAAAGCATTTCCCGTCACAACCCCCAGCCACAGATCAGATTCCAACTGCCGTCGTGACATCAATTCGAACGCTCGTCATTGATATCGGCGGTACGGGGATTAAGGCATTGGTCGTTAACGAAAATGGTGAGCCCGTCGGAGACCGTGTTCGTGTACCAACGCCTAAACGAAGCACGCCGCAACTGATGATGAGAATCATACAACGCCTTGCGAAAAAGGCGGGTCGTTTCCACCGCGTCAGTGTGGGTTTCCCAGGGATCGTTCGCAATGGTGTTGTCTCGGGAGCTGTAAATTTAGACCCCACCTGGGAGCATTTTCATCTCACGAAGGCTCTCCATAAAATGTTTCGAAAGAAGCCCGTCCGTGCCGCCAATGACGCCGACATACAAGGTTTCGGATCGATCTCCGGCAGGGGCGTTGAGCTAGTCCTAACCTTGGGAACGGGAGTCGGCTCGTCCCTGTTCGTCGATGGCACGCTCGTGCCAAACGTGGAGGTGGGCAAGAATCGCCTACGCAATTCGGAACTTGAACGGCTGGGAAAGAAACTGTGGAACAATCGCCTCGTAAAGGTCATCCGTAAACTTGAAAATATGTTTCATTATGACCGGCTCTACATAGGCGGTGGAAATGCGGCACAGGCAGATATAAGCAGGCTTCCTGGTAATGTCTCGATCGTATCCAATATGACTGGACTCTCAGGCGGCATTGCCTTGTGGAGAGATGGATCTGATCCCAGCGGAAATGGTAATGGCTGA
- a CDS encoding Hsp20/alpha crystallin family protein, with protein sequence MALVRWDPFRELEEVSNRLNRMLAYPASHASNGKEAMIVADWTPSVDISETAGEYLIKAEIPDVKKEDVKVSLEDGVLTIQGQRKLEQEDKGTKYHRIERSYGSFVRTFSLPDVVEPEHVKAEFKDGVLNLHLPKSEKAKPKTIEVKLAA encoded by the coding sequence ATGGCACTTGTACGATGGGATCCATTTCGTGAACTGGAAGAAGTCTCTAATCGGTTGAACCGGATGTTGGCATATCCTGCCTCACACGCATCGAACGGTAAAGAGGCGATGATCGTGGCGGATTGGACGCCATCTGTCGATATTAGCGAAACAGCGGGTGAATATTTGATCAAAGCCGAGATTCCTGACGTGAAAAAAGAAGATGTCAAAGTTTCGCTGGAAGACGGCGTGCTCACGATCCAGGGCCAGCGCAAGCTTGAGCAAGAAGATAAAGGGACAAAGTATCACCGAATTGAAAGATCGTATGGCAGCTTTGTCCGGACCTTTTCATTGCCTGACGTGGTTGAACCGGAGCATGTGAAAGCCGAGTTCAAGGATGGGGTCTTGAACCTTCATCTGCCCAAATCAGAGAAGGCGAAACCAAAAACGATTGAAGTAAAGTTAGCGGCATAA
- a CDS encoding thioredoxin family protein, whose product MSKKAVFYHAGCSVCVEAEQNVANALDRSRYNLEIVHLGQQKARVSEAEAAGVKSVPALVLDGMPFHINFGAKLEALK is encoded by the coding sequence ATGAGTAAGAAGGCGGTGTTTTACCATGCAGGGTGTTCTGTATGCGTGGAAGCGGAGCAAAACGTCGCGAATGCGCTTGACCGCTCGCGCTACAACCTGGAGATCGTGCATTTAGGTCAGCAGAAGGCTCGCGTTTCAGAGGCTGAGGCTGCCGGGGTGAAGTCCGTACCGGCCCTCGTGCTCGATGGGATGCCGTTTCATATTAACTTCGGAGCCAAACTCGAGGCCCTGAAGTAA
- the ligD gene encoding DNA ligase D, producing the protein MARELLKKYNEKRDFGITAEPPGKAGKRSTQRLRFVIQLHEATRTHYDLRLEWDGVMKSWAVTRGPSYAPADKRLAVRTEDHPMDYNDFEGVIPDKQYGAGPVMIWDEGIWMPEDDPSKMEKKGRINFSIEGSRMKGQWHLVRMHTPEKRENWLLIKSNDKFALSKSENDGFLKRENTSAVTGRTMGDILEAGLGKTTTRRQLSKPSPSKEKKAKFSLQKSSTSLSSLMKQYPSPQLATLVDKQPNGNAWVHEIKYDGYRLMAFMDKGTVILRTRGGQDWTHKFTPLERAISKLKVEKAVFDLEACVLNERGQTNFGALQAALSDKNPKAIHGFLFDLLYLDGEDLTNQALIDRKAQLSKLLAKAKPLLHFSDHLESSPDLLEKACKIGAEGLVSKKKDSLYHGRRTTDWVKSKCSLEQEFVIGGFMPAKIHTKAIGALLLGYYKNKEFTYAGKVGTGFSHDLAKDLYQRLIPLQITKSPFREKVARGLREYIFVKPEVLCEISFIEWTSEGHIRHGSFKGLREDKNPIKVVEEIPTPIEQVMKDTKPGSRNKDEVSYRGVKITHPDRIVFPDTKITKGDVAEYYDRIAPLMVPFVRSRLISLLRCTNGIGGECFFQRNPMQGMGDEVYSKGLTHKGKKHTYVYIQNEVGLLQLVQMGTIEFHAWQSSISNQGKPDQIIFDLDPDATVPFEAVKLAAQDIRNRLKKLGLLSFPRLSGGKGIHIVAPIKPEHGWEEVKEFARGFAETMAREIPDAYVANMSKKRRSGKIFVDFFRNDFSSTAIAPFSLRARDGAPVAWPITWKDLKNYKKASVIQLNNVDAKMIQKARKVSGEFLSTSQSLTL; encoded by the coding sequence ATGGCGCGTGAACTCCTAAAAAAATATAACGAGAAGCGGGATTTTGGCATCACGGCAGAACCACCGGGCAAAGCCGGAAAGCGCTCTACACAACGCTTGCGCTTTGTCATTCAACTCCATGAAGCGACGCGGACTCACTATGACTTGCGATTGGAATGGGATGGCGTCATGAAAAGCTGGGCGGTTACGAGAGGGCCCAGCTACGCCCCCGCCGATAAACGGCTCGCGGTCCGGACTGAGGACCATCCCATGGATTACAACGATTTTGAAGGCGTGATACCCGATAAGCAGTATGGCGCCGGGCCCGTCATGATCTGGGATGAGGGTATCTGGATGCCGGAGGATGACCCATCCAAAATGGAGAAAAAGGGGCGCATCAATTTCTCCATCGAAGGGTCGCGGATGAAGGGGCAGTGGCACCTGGTACGGATGCATACGCCTGAGAAGCGCGAGAACTGGCTGCTGATTAAAAGCAACGATAAGTTCGCGCTGAGCAAATCTGAGAATGATGGATTTTTAAAACGTGAGAATACAAGCGCTGTAACAGGCAGAACCATGGGCGATATTCTTGAAGCGGGACTGGGTAAAACAACTACACGCAGGCAACTCAGTAAGCCATCGCCCAGTAAGGAGAAGAAAGCAAAGTTCAGTCTGCAAAAGTCTAGCACCTCATTATCAAGTTTAATGAAACAATATCCGAGTCCGCAACTTGCCACACTTGTCGATAAACAGCCCAATGGGAATGCGTGGGTCCACGAAATCAAATATGACGGCTATCGCCTCATGGCTTTCATGGACAAGGGTACCGTGATCCTACGCACCAGGGGCGGTCAAGACTGGACGCACAAATTTACACCCCTCGAGAGGGCTATTAGCAAATTAAAGGTCGAGAAGGCGGTGTTCGATCTGGAGGCCTGTGTTCTAAACGAACGTGGCCAGACAAATTTTGGCGCGTTACAGGCCGCCCTTTCGGACAAGAATCCCAAAGCCATCCACGGTTTTCTATTTGATCTTCTGTATCTCGATGGTGAGGACCTCACCAATCAGGCATTAATCGACCGGAAAGCCCAGCTCTCAAAACTCCTTGCGAAGGCTAAACCTCTTCTGCACTTCAGCGACCATCTCGAAAGCTCACCGGACTTGCTCGAAAAAGCCTGCAAGATCGGTGCGGAAGGTTTGGTATCGAAAAAAAAGGACAGTCTGTATCACGGACGCCGTACGACCGATTGGGTCAAAAGTAAATGCAGCCTTGAGCAGGAATTCGTGATTGGCGGATTCATGCCCGCGAAAATCCATACCAAGGCGATCGGCGCTTTGCTGCTTGGCTATTACAAAAACAAGGAATTCACCTATGCGGGGAAAGTCGGAACGGGGTTTTCGCACGATCTCGCCAAGGATCTCTATCAACGATTGATCCCGCTTCAGATCACGAAATCGCCGTTCCGGGAGAAAGTAGCCCGAGGCCTTCGGGAATATATTTTTGTGAAGCCCGAAGTGCTGTGCGAAATCTCGTTTATAGAATGGACCTCAGAAGGACATATTCGCCACGGCTCCTTCAAAGGCTTGCGGGAGGATAAGAATCCGATAAAGGTGGTTGAAGAAATTCCGACACCCATAGAACAAGTCATGAAGGACACGAAACCGGGCTCTAGAAATAAAGACGAAGTCTCTTATAGGGGCGTTAAAATCACACACCCTGACCGGATCGTTTTTCCTGATACTAAAATAACCAAAGGTGACGTGGCAGAATACTATGACAGGATCGCGCCTCTCATGGTGCCGTTCGTTCGCTCGCGCTTGATCAGTTTGCTGCGCTGCACGAACGGCATCGGGGGTGAATGTTTTTTTCAGCGCAATCCCATGCAGGGCATGGGCGATGAGGTGTATTCCAAGGGGCTCACTCATAAAGGCAAGAAGCATACCTATGTTTACATCCAAAATGAAGTCGGGCTTCTGCAGCTTGTGCAAATGGGCACTATAGAATTTCATGCCTGGCAAAGCTCAATCTCAAACCAGGGCAAGCCTGATCAAATCATTTTCGATCTAGATCCCGATGCAACCGTGCCGTTTGAAGCGGTCAAGCTCGCGGCCCAGGATATTCGCAATCGGCTTAAGAAACTAGGCCTCCTATCCTTTCCCAGGCTCTCAGGCGGTAAAGGCATCCATATTGTTGCACCGATTAAGCCCGAGCATGGCTGGGAGGAAGTTAAAGAGTTCGCTCGTGGTTTTGCCGAAACAATGGCTCGAGAGATACCTGATGCATATGTGGCCAATATGAGCAAGAAAAGACGATCAGGGAAAATCTTTGTCGACTTCTTCAGGAATGATTTTTCATCGACTGCGATTGCGCCGTTCTCACTTCGAGCGCGAGACGGCGCTCCCGTCGCCTGGCCCATCACCTGGAAGGACTTAAAGAACTATAAAAAAGCGAGCGTAATCCAACTCAACAACGTTGATGCTAAAATGATTCAAAAAGCTCGTAAGGTCTCGGGTGAATTTCTGAGCACTTCTCAATCATTGACACTGTAG
- a CDS encoding low affinity iron permease family protein: MEPHSSLGSQPSVFNRLANQCSRLLGTASAFGIAVALVLMWAISGPFFNFSDTWELVINTATTIVTFLMVFLIQNTQNRDSAAIQLKLDEIIRSTRGAHNAMLDLEKLSQKDLDKMRQLYEQLADEARRDAARGEAAMGTPVLHTGMGEPLEVQIGEAMTSGKKPSPTKLLP, from the coding sequence ATGGAGCCTCATTCATCTCTTGGCTCACAACCGAGTGTATTTAATCGACTGGCAAACCAATGCTCACGTTTACTCGGCACTGCTAGTGCGTTTGGCATTGCCGTGGCCCTGGTCCTTATGTGGGCCATAAGCGGACCCTTTTTCAATTTCAGCGACACCTGGGAATTGGTGATCAATACTGCCACCACCATTGTGACGTTTCTCATGGTTTTCCTCATCCAGAACACACAGAATCGTGACAGCGCAGCGATTCAACTGAAACTCGACGAAATCATTCGGTCGACCCGAGGTGCGCACAATGCCATGTTGGACTTGGAAAAACTCTCCCAGAAAGACTTGGACAAAATGCGACAATTGTACGAACAGCTGGCCGACGAGGCGCGGCGAGATGCGGCACGCGGTGAAGCGGCCATGGGCACACCCGTCCTCCACACCGGAATGGGGGAACCTCTCGAGGTTCAAATCGGTGAAGCGATGACGAGTGGCAAGAAGCCAAGTCCGACGAAACTTTTACCGTGA
- a CDS encoding PilZ domain-containing protein, protein MKAYAVRKEGRFSVECQFYCFTEDQLINGKVRDLSPTGWRVTLDRPLPVGVEQTVFITLRDESGYYHALIESAMVRWADGFETGWEITRIDELDSTRLIEFLEHRERKHAVPDILHKYNCLPDESGNRGPALQPSDYSVLH, encoded by the coding sequence ATGAAAGCATACGCAGTTCGCAAAGAAGGACGATTTTCTGTCGAGTGCCAGTTTTATTGCTTTACTGAGGATCAGCTGATCAATGGGAAGGTCCGGGACTTATCGCCGACAGGCTGGCGCGTGACGCTCGATCGTCCTCTACCGGTTGGGGTTGAACAGACCGTGTTTATCACCCTGCGTGATGAAAGCGGCTACTATCACGCCTTGATCGAGTCTGCCATGGTGCGCTGGGCTGATGGATTCGAGACGGGGTGGGAAATCACACGAATCGACGAGTTGGACTCTACGCGTTTGATCGAGTTCTTAGAACATCGCGAGCGAAAGCACGCCGTTCCCGACATCCTACATAAATATAATTGTCTTCCTGACGAGTCAGGGAACAGAGGGCCTGCACTCCAACCAAGCGACTATTCAGTCTTACACTGA
- a CDS encoding DUF3015 family protein, with translation MNPIRLCSLLLGILMLSGCITEATIELTKAPFDATTALTGGTSKATSEFLEPTQKFLSSTTPGAIAIDRFTRAREKTELFVGFTYEHLRAESAQGTGEHLASLAVLAGIPSDRRPLFQEQMRHTYSSLFDDSISLRDTRIRIVDAAWAEGFGRLESDTIRHQETGISDMDLKLSPPRNRATLISQQ, from the coding sequence ATGAATCCGATTCGATTGTGCAGCTTACTATTAGGAATATTAATGTTATCTGGCTGCATCACGGAAGCCACGATTGAATTGACCAAGGCTCCATTCGATGCAACCACGGCCCTGACCGGTGGCACATCAAAAGCCACAAGCGAATTCCTCGAACCGACGCAAAAGTTCCTATCGAGCACTACGCCAGGAGCCATCGCCATTGATCGCTTTACTCGTGCCAGAGAGAAGACTGAGCTCTTTGTGGGTTTTACGTATGAACACTTGCGGGCAGAGAGCGCTCAGGGGACGGGAGAACACCTTGCTTCCCTCGCCGTCTTGGCAGGAATACCGTCAGATCGTCGTCCACTCTTTCAAGAACAGATGCGGCATACCTATTCGTCCCTTTTCGATGACTCCATCTCGTTACGCGACACGAGGATTCGCATCGTGGATGCGGCGTGGGCAGAAGGATTCGGCAGACTGGAGTCCGATACGATTCGGCACCAGGAGACTGGTATCTCCGATATGGATCTGAAGCTGAGCCCACCTCGGAACCGAGCGACTCTTATTTCTCAGCAATAA
- a CDS encoding MEDS domain-containing protein — MNDRTMTASGIPGFHDMHLGSHACLFYGAPKEFLRVTAAFLTAGLAGHELCVWVLPPPVTIPLAFSALLRHGLNGPMLQASQQLQIISAQEWYSSGSFDVQESLHRLEALPVFARKCGYARVRAAGGPGKFVSEPSRQAFLRYERHVTPLLKALPLVGLCCYASSECVATDMFDIMSAHPQTLIRTQAGWGSL; from the coding sequence ATGAATGATAGGACGATGACTGCGAGTGGGATTCCGGGCTTTCATGACATGCATTTGGGGTCCCATGCCTGCCTTTTTTATGGGGCACCCAAAGAATTCCTCCGAGTCACGGCAGCGTTTTTAACAGCAGGCCTTGCGGGACACGAGTTATGTGTGTGGGTGCTTCCACCACCGGTCACTATTCCGCTTGCCTTCAGCGCACTCTTGCGTCACGGCTTAAACGGTCCCATGCTGCAAGCGTCGCAGCAGTTGCAGATTATATCCGCCCAAGAATGGTACTCGAGTGGCAGCTTCGATGTGCAGGAGTCTTTACATCGGCTCGAAGCCTTACCGGTCTTCGCCCGCAAGTGTGGATATGCTAGGGTTCGGGCAGCGGGAGGGCCCGGAAAGTTCGTATCTGAGCCAAGTCGGCAAGCCTTTTTGCGGTATGAACGTCACGTGACGCCCCTCCTCAAAGCACTTCCCTTGGTAGGATTATGCTGCTATGCCTCTTCGGAGTGTGTCGCAACCGATATGTTCGATATTATGAGCGCTCATCCTCAGACGTTGATCCGCACGCAGGCTGGGTGGGGCAGCCTCTAG
- a CDS encoding HlyC/CorC family transporter, which translates to MTELAVVSSRKNRLETKAEAGIRSARIALDLKDDPSKFLSTVQIGITLIGILSGAFSGVTLAGPLGAYFIETFPILGQYADDLAMGLVVTLVTYLSLVIGELVPKQIALRYADNIAVAIARPITWLSRLTNPLVVLLDASNRCILALLGIKREEASTVSEEDVKAVIAEGTAAGVLEPEEKQMLDRVMRLDDLPLIAAMTHRKDTVWIDINEGPESILHKIEETHHSRYPLCQTSFEQIMGIVVVKDVLLQLGRGKQLDLRAIAHTPMYMPKGKSVLEALEEFKRSTSNMALIVDEYGGLEGIVTLKDIMEVIVGVLPEPAHREDYTATLREDGSWLVDGGLSIHEAEEMIGMHDMMDQEDSFTTVAGFMFFQLGQVPKAGDHLEWRQWRFEVMDMDGTRIDKLLVSKVTTE; encoded by the coding sequence ATGACGGAACTGGCCGTCGTGTCGTCACGCAAGAACCGGCTGGAGACGAAAGCCGAGGCGGGCATCCGGTCAGCCAGAATTGCGCTGGATTTGAAGGACGACCCCAGTAAATTCCTTTCCACGGTGCAGATTGGCATCACACTCATCGGGATTCTCTCTGGAGCGTTCAGCGGCGTGACGTTGGCCGGACCGTTGGGTGCCTATTTCATAGAGACGTTTCCTATTCTAGGACAATATGCCGACGATCTCGCGATGGGTCTGGTGGTGACGCTCGTCACCTATCTGTCCCTGGTGATTGGCGAGCTGGTGCCGAAGCAAATCGCTCTCCGCTATGCTGATAATATCGCCGTGGCGATCGCACGACCGATTACCTGGCTTTCGAGATTGACGAATCCGCTTGTGGTGCTGCTCGACGCCTCCAATCGATGTATTCTGGCACTCCTAGGTATCAAGCGTGAAGAAGCATCCACAGTTAGCGAGGAAGACGTGAAGGCGGTAATCGCTGAAGGAACAGCGGCAGGCGTCTTAGAGCCGGAAGAAAAGCAAATGCTTGATCGAGTAATGCGCCTTGACGATCTCCCTCTGATCGCCGCCATGACGCATCGTAAGGACACCGTCTGGATTGACATCAATGAAGGACCGGAATCCATCCTGCATAAAATAGAGGAGACACACCATTCACGTTATCCCCTGTGCCAGACATCGTTTGAACAGATCATGGGCATCGTCGTGGTGAAGGATGTGCTGCTACAACTTGGCAGGGGAAAGCAGTTGGATTTACGTGCCATCGCGCATACGCCGATGTACATGCCGAAAGGCAAAAGCGTGCTGGAGGCGCTGGAGGAATTCAAGCGTTCCACCTCTAACATGGCGTTGATTGTGGATGAATATGGTGGACTTGAGGGCATCGTGACGCTGAAGGATATCATGGAAGTTATTGTCGGCGTGCTGCCGGAACCGGCGCACCGCGAAGACTATACGGCCACACTGCGCGAGGACGGGAGCTGGCTGGTGGATGGTGGCCTGTCCATTCACGAGGCCGAAGAAATGATCGGCATGCACGACATGATGGACCAAGAAGACAGTTTCACCACCGTCGCGGGTTTCATGTTCTTCCAGCTTGGTCAGGTTCCTAAGGCGGGGGATCATCTTGAGTGGCGACAGTGGCGATTTGAAGTGATGGATATGGATGGAACAAGAATCGACAAACTTCTTGTGTCGAAGGTGACGACGGAATAG